A region of Nitrospinota bacterium DNA encodes the following proteins:
- a CDS encoding winged helix-turn-helix transcriptional regulator yields MAGNGSGRIVKNLLRLGASLQRQGDRLMKKHGLTQQQFVTLKEIQEKGPVTQKDVCSDLLLEKSNVSKIVSKLVSANLVRMKRSLKDGRATLLVTTQKGEGVVNSGMEEFEAWNRRWLESLSSRDLKNAAHALEKLAAIKEPPGE; encoded by the coding sequence ATGGCGGGAAACGGAAGCGGGCGGATAGTAAAAAACCTTTTGCGGCTGGGCGCCAGTCTCCAGAGGCAGGGGGACCGGCTTATGAAAAAGCATGGCCTCACCCAGCAACAGTTCGTAACCCTCAAGGAGATACAGGAAAAGGGGCCGGTAACGCAGAAAGATGTCTGTTCAGATCTTTTGCTGGAAAAGTCCAACGTATCCAAAATAGTAAGCAAACTCGTTTCCGCAAACCTCGTGAGAATGAAACGCTCGCTGAAAGACGGCAGGGCCACCCTGCTTGTGACCACCCAGAAAGGCGAGGGGGTGGTGAACAGCGGGATGGAGGAATTTGAGGCATGGAACAGGCGGTGGCTTGAATCCCTCTCAAGCCGCGACCTGAAAAACGCGGCGCACGCCCTGGAAAAACTTGCGGCCATAAAAGAGCCGCCTGGGGAATAA
- the gap gene encoding type I glyceraldehyde-3-phosphate dehydrogenase codes for MSIKVGINGFGRIGRNFFRACQGHSDIEIVAVNDITDAKTLAHLLKYDSTFGVYSADVKAEEGAIVVDGKKVRITAEKDPAKLPWKEMGVQVVVESTGLFTKRADAAKHLEAGAKKVIISAPATDEDLTVVMGVNEDKYDPAKHHVLSNASCTTNCLAPVAKVLLENFGIVNGLMTTIHSYTNDQRILDLPHKDLRRARAAGLSMIPTTTGAAKAVSLVLPQLKGKMDGLSIRVPTPNVSLVDLTAVTEKATTKDEINAAMKKAAEGPLKGVLEYCDQPLVSRDFVGNPASSIFDSGVTYVVGGTTVKVMSWYDNEWGYSSRVRDLLKFVASKGL; via the coding sequence ATGTCCATAAAGGTTGGCATCAACGGATTTGGCCGGATAGGCAGGAACTTCTTCAGGGCTTGCCAGGGCCATTCAGATATCGAGATAGTGGCGGTTAACGACATCACCGACGCCAAGACCCTGGCCCATCTGTTAAAGTACGACTCCACTTTCGGTGTGTACAGCGCCGACGTGAAGGCCGAAGAGGGCGCCATAGTGGTGGACGGTAAGAAGGTGCGGATCACCGCCGAGAAAGACCCCGCCAAGCTTCCCTGGAAGGAGATGGGGGTACAGGTGGTGGTGGAGTCCACGGGGCTGTTTACCAAGAGGGCCGACGCGGCCAAGCATCTGGAGGCGGGAGCCAAGAAGGTCATAATCTCCGCCCCGGCCACCGATGAAGATCTAACCGTGGTCATGGGGGTCAACGAGGACAAATACGATCCGGCCAAGCATCACGTGCTCTCCAACGCCTCTTGCACCACCAACTGCCTTGCGCCGGTGGCCAAGGTCCTGCTGGAGAACTTCGGCATAGTCAACGGCCTGATGACCACCATCCACAGCTACACCAACGACCAGCGCATACTTGACCTGCCGCACAAGGACCTGCGCCGGGCCAGGGCCGCGGGGCTTTCGATGATACCCACCACCACCGGCGCGGCCAAGGCCGTGTCTCTGGTGCTTCCCCAGCTCAAGGGCAAAATGGACGGCCTTTCCATCCGCGTGCCCACTCCCAACGTGTCGCTGGTGGACCTGACGGCCGTCACGGAGAAGGCCACCACCAAGGACGAGATCAACGCCGCCATGAAAAAGGCCGCCGAGGGGCCGCTGAAAGGCGTGCTGGAGTATTGCGACCAGCCGCTGGTGTCCAGGGATTTCGTCGGCAATCCGGCTTCGTCCATATTCGACTCCGGCGTGACGTACGTTGTGGGTGGAACCACGGTGAAGGTCATGTCCTGGTACGACAACGAGTGGGGTTATTCCTCCAGGGTGCGCGACCTGCTCAAGTTCGTGGCTTCCAAAGGTCTTTAA
- the vsr gene encoding DNA mismatch endonuclease Vsr yields MVDIVDSATRSRIMSRIKGKDTKPEILIRKALFKQGVRFRIQGKSLPGKPDLVLKKYSTVIFVHGCFWHGHDCSHFRMPSSNRVFWKKKIQGNKRNDMQHLATLRENGWRVLWIWECSIRRADSDAAEKVAHKAVKWLLTKSAFKEIKGGANVTKR; encoded by the coding sequence GTGGTTGATATTGTCGATTCCGCAACCAGAAGCAGGATTATGTCCCGGATTAAGGGTAAAGACACCAAACCGGAAATCCTCATTCGCAAAGCACTATTTAAGCAAGGTGTTCGATTCCGCATCCAGGGCAAGTCCCTTCCCGGCAAACCCGATCTAGTATTAAAAAAGTACAGCACGGTTATCTTTGTTCATGGCTGTTTTTGGCATGGCCACGATTGCTCCCATTTCAGGATGCCTTCCAGTAACCGTGTCTTCTGGAAAAAGAAAATCCAAGGGAACAAGCGGAACGACATGCAGCACCTTGCAACACTTCGAGAAAACGGGTGGCGCGTTCTATGGATATGGGAATGCTCCATAAGGCGAGCTGATTCTGATGCCGCTGAGAAGGTGGCGCATAAAGCGGTAAAATGGCTCCTGACTAAAAGTGCCTTTAAGGAAATAAAAGGGGGAGCAAATGTCACGAAGCGCTAA
- the dcm gene encoding DNA (cytosine-5-)-methyltransferase → MKNENPLTKILRKVSSLYSHNEVANYLGVEPRTVHRWKIGECTPPPYAKRSLQQLLLPINPSMHDQCGDFTFIDLFAGIGGIRLGFESQGGVCLFTSEWDERANDTYRANFSDNHPIVGDITKVPIQLIPDHDVLLAGFPCQPFSIAGVSKKNSLGREHGFKCQTQGTLFFDVARIIEAKRPVAFLLENVKNLVSHDKGNTFRVIKETLEKELGYELHYRIINGQHFVPQHRERIYMVGFREKTDFSWDVLKLAPLGKGPKIESVLHPEDCSEAPEAPYTKDKTGSVSEKYILSDHLWKYLQDYAAKHRAKGNGFGFGLVKNGGVARTLSARYYKDGSEILIDRGRGKNPRRLTPRECSRLMGFDNRKKKFQIPVSDTQAYRQFGNAVVVPVIKEIARIMKPHVMAIKAKTESKSRKYA, encoded by the coding sequence ATGAAAAATGAAAATCCATTAACAAAGATTCTGCGCAAGGTGAGTTCCCTTTACTCTCATAATGAGGTCGCCAATTATCTTGGGGTGGAGCCAAGAACAGTACATAGATGGAAAATAGGGGAATGCACTCCGCCGCCTTATGCAAAACGGTCACTTCAACAGCTTCTTTTGCCGATAAATCCATCCATGCATGATCAATGTGGAGACTTCACTTTTATAGACCTTTTTGCAGGGATAGGTGGTATCCGCTTGGGTTTTGAGTCTCAAGGCGGAGTTTGTCTCTTTACCAGCGAATGGGATGAACGCGCCAATGATACTTACCGGGCAAACTTTAGTGATAACCACCCTATAGTGGGCGACATTACCAAAGTTCCCATCCAACTCATTCCTGACCATGATGTGCTGTTGGCCGGTTTTCCGTGCCAGCCGTTCTCAATAGCGGGTGTTTCCAAAAAGAACTCCCTTGGCCGGGAACACGGTTTTAAATGCCAAACCCAAGGAACCCTCTTTTTTGATGTGGCGCGGATAATCGAGGCAAAACGCCCTGTCGCTTTTCTGCTGGAAAACGTGAAAAATCTGGTAAGCCACGACAAAGGTAATACCTTCAGGGTAATCAAGGAAACTTTGGAGAAAGAGCTTGGCTACGAACTCCACTACAGGATTATTAATGGCCAGCATTTTGTACCACAGCACCGGGAAAGGATTTATATGGTCGGTTTCAGGGAAAAAACCGATTTCTCATGGGATGTCCTTAAGCTTGCGCCTTTAGGCAAAGGCCCCAAAATTGAAAGTGTTCTTCATCCGGAAGACTGTTCGGAAGCCCCTGAAGCGCCTTACACCAAGGACAAAACCGGGTCAGTCAGCGAAAAATACATTCTTAGTGATCATCTCTGGAAGTACTTGCAGGATTACGCCGCAAAACACCGGGCAAAAGGAAACGGCTTTGGTTTTGGACTTGTGAAAAATGGGGGGGTAGCGAGAACCCTTTCCGCCCGTTATTACAAGGACGGTTCAGAAATTCTTATAGATCGTGGCCGGGGCAAAAATCCGCGCCGCCTTACCCCCCGCGAATGCTCCCGCCTGATGGGATTTGACAACAGGAAGAAAAAGTTCCAAATCCCCGTTTCGGATACACAGGCATATAGGCAATTCGGCAATGCCGTGGTAGTGCCGGTTATAAAAGAGATTGCCCGCATTATGAAGCCTCATGTGATGGCAATTAAGGCCAAGACAGAGTCAAAATCCAGAAAGTACGCTTAG
- a CDS encoding MvaI/BcnI restriction endonuclease family protein, with protein sequence MFSEKGGRRFYFKYLAENDNSKNQVYFGSSFESLNIIPFGNLYAEHKNSNPIFKAEVNFAWISGDGVECEAPNSRLILYPQYPEVRFSGFLQDCANPPSSLMAGRIIGRVLFFSITSEGKVLGHVIGRSNPLKRELDDLFRARDEKAVFTEIPYEGERLIGDTEAELLRELLRINRKGWIKSKRLGPCGEIAPCNASNCGGYTLEAELGITPNGYSEPDFLGWEVKQHAVSAFDRFRSGVITLMTPEPTGGVYKEKGIEEFIRKYGYPDKNGKPDRLNFGGIHKFGEMQRNTGLTLSLMGYDAQNGKIKDASGGIALLTSKEKVAAAWDFSGLITHWNRKHAQAVYVPSMKESCPELRYSYGNVVRLCTGTDFLRLLKAIVRGSVYYDPGIKLENVTTKPKPKRRSQFRIHSKDIPTLYETTREKNLFE encoded by the coding sequence ATGTTCAGTGAGAAAGGGGGGCGCAGATTTTATTTCAAGTATCTTGCCGAGAATGACAACTCCAAGAATCAGGTTTATTTCGGCTCCAGTTTTGAATCATTAAACATCATTCCTTTTGGGAACTTGTATGCGGAGCATAAGAATTCAAATCCGATATTCAAAGCGGAGGTGAACTTTGCATGGATAAGTGGGGATGGGGTGGAATGCGAGGCTCCCAATTCCCGATTGATTCTTTATCCGCAATATCCCGAGGTCCGATTTTCGGGTTTTTTGCAGGACTGCGCCAACCCTCCGTCTTCTCTGATGGCGGGAAGAATCATTGGGCGGGTGCTGTTCTTCTCAATCACCAGCGAAGGAAAGGTGTTGGGACATGTAATTGGTAGAAGTAATCCGCTTAAGCGGGAATTGGATGATCTTTTTAGGGCAAGGGACGAGAAAGCGGTTTTTACTGAAATCCCTTACGAGGGAGAGCGCCTGATTGGTGACACCGAAGCTGAATTGTTAAGGGAGCTTTTGCGAATCAACCGGAAGGGATGGATAAAGTCCAAGAGGCTTGGTCCGTGTGGGGAAATTGCCCCCTGCAATGCGTCCAACTGCGGGGGATACACCCTTGAGGCCGAGCTGGGTATCACTCCTAATGGCTACTCTGAACCTGATTTTTTGGGCTGGGAGGTTAAGCAACATGCTGTGTCAGCTTTCGACAGGTTCAGGTCCGGTGTGATTACCCTGATGACTCCTGAACCGACCGGTGGGGTTTACAAGGAAAAAGGGATTGAAGAATTCATTAGAAAGTACGGCTACCCTGATAAAAATGGCAAACCTGATCGACTGAACTTTGGTGGTATTCACAAATTCGGAGAAATGCAGAGAAACACCGGCCTCACACTTTCTTTAATGGGTTACGACGCACAGAATGGAAAAATTAAAGATGCTTCCGGGGGTATTGCGCTCCTAACTTCCAAAGAAAAAGTTGCGGCCGCATGGGATTTCAGCGGATTAATAACACACTGGAATCGTAAACATGCTCAAGCCGTTTATGTGCCTTCAATGAAGGAGAGCTGTCCAGAATTGAGGTACAGCTACGGAAATGTTGTTCGGCTCTGCACCGGCACAGACTTCCTCCGACTATTAAAGGCCATCGTTAGAGGCAGTGTTTACTACGATCCCGGCATTAAATTGGAGAACGTTACCACTAAGCCAAAACCAAAAAGGCGCAGCCAATTTCGCATCCATTCAAAGGATATCCCCACTCTCTATGAAACCACACGGGAAAAGAACCTTTTTGAGTAG
- the mreD gene encoding rod shape-determining protein MreD, producing the protein MRTLFFLSAVLVVLIAQTTAFHFTGGYGIWPDLALVISIYAGLKLHKLGGLKTGLAAGFLEDMLSYGSMGTNTISKTLCGFAVGKFREKYINDSPISRIALTLTFSIIDVVLYKTLTETFAGVSSITSAWKMGFFFSLLNVAFALPVMGLLEKAEARFNNLIRGTGGRYGSSPFLD; encoded by the coding sequence ATGAGAACCCTGTTTTTCCTGTCCGCCGTCTTGGTGGTTTTGATCGCTCAGACCACGGCCTTCCACTTCACCGGCGGTTATGGGATATGGCCGGACCTGGCGCTGGTCATCTCCATCTACGCGGGGCTCAAGCTTCATAAACTGGGGGGGCTAAAGACCGGGCTTGCGGCGGGGTTTCTGGAAGACATGCTGTCCTACGGCTCCATGGGAACCAATACTATTTCCAAAACCCTTTGCGGGTTCGCCGTGGGAAAGTTCCGGGAAAAATACATAAACGACTCTCCCATCTCCCGCATAGCCCTTACGCTCACCTTTTCAATAATAGACGTGGTCCTGTACAAAACGCTTACGGAGACCTTCGCCGGGGTGTCCTCCATAACTTCCGCATGGAAGATGGGGTTTTTCTTTTCACTGCTGAACGTGGCTTTCGCCCTGCCGGTCATGGGCCTTCTGGAGAAGGCCGAAGCGCGGTTTAATAACCTGATCCGGGGAACCGGCGGGAGATACGGTTCAAGCCCGTTTTTAGATTAG
- a CDS encoding triose-phosphate isomerase, with product MARRLLVAGNWKMNNTVGQSLDLVESLKKETRDIHKVDIIVAPPFTAIKPVYDILENSSIQISGQNVFWEESGAYTGEVSPMMLKEAGCKWVIVGHSERRQYFGETDETVNRRLKAAAPAGLKVIACVGETLEEREKGETMAVLERQVKGAMAGVSHSEIEKVVIAYEPVWAIGTGKTATSDQAEEAHAFIRSVVAGLYDVGVGESTRILYGGSVKAQNAQELFSRANVDGGLVGGASLKAQEFIAIIRAALESSE from the coding sequence GTGGCTCGAAGATTGTTAGTGGCCGGCAACTGGAAGATGAACAACACCGTCGGCCAGTCTCTGGACCTGGTGGAATCGCTGAAGAAGGAGACCCGTGACATCCACAAGGTGGACATAATCGTGGCCCCGCCGTTTACTGCCATAAAACCTGTTTACGACATCCTGGAGAACTCTTCCATCCAGATTTCCGGCCAGAACGTTTTTTGGGAGGAATCCGGCGCCTACACCGGCGAGGTCTCGCCGATGATGCTAAAGGAGGCCGGGTGCAAATGGGTGATTGTGGGCCATTCGGAACGGCGCCAGTATTTCGGCGAAACCGACGAAACGGTGAACCGCCGTTTGAAGGCCGCGGCCCCCGCCGGGCTGAAGGTGATAGCCTGCGTTGGGGAAACCCTCGAAGAGCGCGAAAAGGGAGAGACCATGGCCGTCCTGGAGCGGCAGGTGAAAGGCGCTATGGCTGGCGTTAGCCATTCGGAGATAGAAAAAGTGGTGATAGCCTATGAGCCTGTATGGGCCATAGGCACGGGCAAGACCGCCACATCGGACCAGGCCGAGGAGGCCCACGCTTTCATTCGAAGCGTTGTGGCCGGGCTGTACGACGTGGGAGTGGGGGAATCCACCCGCATACTCTACGGCGGGTCTGTAAAAGCGCAGAACGCTCAGGAGCTTTTCAGCCGAGCCAACGTGGACGGGGGGCTTGTGGGCGGGGCCAGTTTAAAGGCCCAGGAGTTTATAGCCATCATCCGCGCCGCCCTGGAATCGTCCGAATGA
- the mreC gene encoding rod shape-determining protein MreC → MNDFMRRYQDMIVLVALLALSLFMLSSNLRRKKTLNFMEKAAMTVVAPFQEVTAFSVSSLSNIWNGYISLVGVQEENQRLKAALDKLAFDNLQLVERLKTYQRLDGLLTFPRLAEVPFEVAQVIGRDPADRAKMLVVNKGYAQGVAENMAVVTHRGVVGRVVSVARASSKVLLITDVRSAVDAIALESRDSLVAAGDNKSTLEAKYLPFNAGVKNGDLVISSGLGGVFPKGLVIGVVEEAKSVSGSLFMTARIRPTEDFTRLEEALILKAQWPGPEEEEFTEVK, encoded by the coding sequence ATGAACGATTTTATGCGCAGGTATCAGGACATGATAGTCCTGGTGGCGCTTTTGGCCCTCTCGCTTTTCATGCTCTCCTCCAACCTCCGGCGGAAGAAGACCCTCAACTTCATGGAAAAAGCGGCCATGACCGTGGTCGCCCCGTTCCAGGAGGTCACGGCGTTCAGCGTCTCCAGCCTGTCCAACATCTGGAACGGCTATATTTCCCTGGTCGGGGTACAAGAGGAAAACCAGCGGCTGAAAGCCGCGCTGGACAAGCTTGCTTTCGACAACCTTCAACTGGTGGAGCGGCTTAAAACCTACCAGCGGCTGGATGGCCTTTTGACATTTCCGAGGCTCGCGGAAGTCCCATTCGAGGTGGCCCAGGTGATAGGGCGGGATCCGGCGGACCGGGCCAAAATGCTTGTGGTCAACAAGGGCTACGCCCAAGGGGTGGCCGAGAACATGGCGGTGGTTACCCACCGGGGCGTGGTGGGCCGGGTGGTGAGCGTGGCCAGGGCATCCTCCAAGGTGCTTCTGATAACAGACGTCCGTTCGGCGGTGGACGCCATAGCCTTAGAATCGCGCGACAGCCTGGTGGCCGCCGGGGACAACAAATCTACGCTGGAGGCCAAATACCTCCCATTCAACGCCGGAGTGAAAAATGGCGACCTTGTAATCTCATCCGGCCTTGGGGGCGTTTTCCCCAAGGGGCTCGTTATCGGGGTTGTGGAAGAGGCCAAGAGCGTTTCCGGAAGCCTGTTCATGACCGCGCGGATCCGCCCCACGGAGGATTTTACGCGTCTGGAGGAGGCGTTGATACTCAAGGCGCAATGGCCCGGCCCCGAGGAGGAGGAGTTTACGGAAGTCAAATGA
- the secG gene encoding preprotein translocase subunit SecG: protein MLYGLVVAAHLLVALILIIIVLLQQGKGAAMGASFGGSSQTIFGSRGPASALAKVTTGAAIVFMFTSIALSMMSNTSVESSVMPAGSEPAQLPVDLPAQVPASEATKNTPAPVGAVHESGGPQEQSAGSKPEAIGPVDAGKVGGKTGG, encoded by the coding sequence ATGCTTTACGGTCTGGTAGTAGCGGCGCATCTGTTAGTGGCGCTGATCCTTATAATCATAGTCCTCTTGCAACAGGGCAAGGGCGCGGCCATGGGCGCTTCGTTTGGCGGATCCAGCCAAACCATATTCGGCTCCCGCGGGCCCGCGTCGGCGCTGGCCAAGGTAACCACCGGCGCCGCCATTGTTTTCATGTTCACGTCGATAGCGCTTTCGATGATGTCGAACACTTCCGTGGAATCGTCGGTAATGCCGGCCGGGTCCGAACCGGCCCAGTTGCCAGTCGATCTCCCCGCGCAGGTTCCGGCGTCCGAGGCGACGAAAAATACACCAGCTCCTGTAGGGGCGGTTCACGAATCGGGAGGCCCGCAGGAACAGTCCGCCGGGTCGAAACCTGAAGCGATTGGGCCGGTAGATGCAGGCAAGGTTGGTGGAAAAACTGGAGGATAA
- a CDS encoding peptide-binding protein: protein MRRGWLCLTVILSVSLQACQAPEGTKAPDSPQGISSESETSAKGSPSAEDFGDIFITASIGDASNLIPYLSADSASADIAEMVFASLLTADKNLDLTPEIAESWEISSDQKTITFHLRKNVKWHDGQPCTAKDFLYQYEMMIHPDMPSGYKEDFLQVSRAEAPDDYTFKVTFKEPYAPALVRIGGMTGLPRHLLKNVKPADIIKSPLARKPVGNGAWRFVEWKDQTHIILESNPGHYDGKPMMARTITRVIPDTATQFLELKSGGIDMMGLQPLQYLKQTGSPEFSGNYAKYKYLASAYTYLGYNLKRPMFADKRVRQAIAAAIDKKELIDGVLMGLGQEAVGPYKPGTWAYKADTQSIKYNPTRARELLKEAGWADSDGDGMVDKNGKPFEFEIITNQGNAMRAKTAEIIQQRLKQVGVKVNIRIVEWSSFINNFINKRNFDVCLLGWTIGLDPDQYSIWHSSKTGEQELNFISYSNKEVDGILTAARKTFDREEREKLYYRFQDILADEQAYTFLYVPEALPIVSKRVRGIDPGPAGIAYNFNKWWIPKAEHKRPLMAQ from the coding sequence ATGCGTCGAGGGTGGCTGTGTTTAACGGTCATCCTCAGCGTTTCTTTGCAGGCATGCCAGGCTCCCGAGGGAACAAAGGCGCCGGACTCGCCGCAAGGGATATCCAGCGAATCTGAGACCTCCGCGAAGGGTTCGCCCTCCGCGGAGGATTTTGGTGACATCTTCATCACGGCGTCCATCGGCGACGCTTCAAACCTGATCCCTTACCTTTCAGCAGACAGCGCTTCGGCGGACATCGCTGAAATGGTTTTCGCAAGCCTGCTTACAGCGGATAAAAATTTAGACCTCACCCCGGAAATAGCCGAGAGCTGGGAAATTTCCAGCGACCAGAAGACCATTACGTTCCATTTGCGGAAAAACGTCAAATGGCACGATGGCCAGCCCTGCACCGCCAAAGATTTTCTTTACCAGTACGAGATGATGATTCATCCGGACATGCCTTCCGGTTACAAGGAGGATTTCCTCCAGGTAAGCCGCGCGGAAGCGCCGGACGATTATACGTTCAAGGTCACGTTCAAGGAGCCTTACGCCCCGGCGCTTGTGCGCATAGGAGGCATGACCGGCCTGCCCCGCCACCTTTTAAAAAACGTGAAACCGGCGGACATAATAAAATCGCCCCTGGCCAGAAAACCCGTTGGCAACGGCGCCTGGCGGTTTGTGGAGTGGAAAGACCAGACGCACATTATCCTGGAGTCCAACCCCGGCCATTACGACGGCAAGCCAATGATGGCAAGGACCATCACTAGGGTCATTCCCGATACGGCCACGCAGTTTCTGGAGCTGAAATCCGGCGGGATAGACATGATGGGCCTGCAACCGCTCCAGTATTTGAAGCAGACCGGCTCGCCGGAGTTTTCCGGAAATTACGCGAAATACAAATATCTGGCCAGCGCTTACACCTACCTGGGGTACAACCTGAAACGCCCCATGTTCGCCGACAAGCGTGTCCGCCAGGCCATCGCCGCCGCCATAGACAAAAAAGAGCTTATAGACGGCGTACTGATGGGGCTGGGGCAAGAGGCCGTGGGGCCATACAAACCGGGAACGTGGGCTTACAAGGCGGACACCCAGTCCATCAAGTACAACCCCACCAGGGCCAGGGAGCTTCTAAAAGAGGCTGGCTGGGCCGATAGCGACGGCGACGGCATGGTGGATAAAAACGGCAAGCCTTTCGAGTTCGAGATAATAACGAACCAGGGGAACGCCATGCGGGCCAAGACCGCCGAGATAATCCAGCAAAGGCTCAAGCAGGTTGGGGTCAAGGTGAACATCCGCATCGTGGAGTGGTCTTCGTTCATAAACAACTTCATCAATAAAAGGAACTTCGATGTATGCCTTCTGGGCTGGACCATAGGGCTGGACCCGGACCAGTACAGCATATGGCACTCGTCCAAAACCGGCGAGCAGGAGCTAAACTTCATCTCATACTCCAACAAGGAGGTGGACGGTATCCTGACGGCCGCAAGGAAAACCTTTGACCGGGAAGAGCGGGAAAAGCTTTATTACAGGTTTCAGGACATCCTGGCCGACGAGCAGGCCTATACCTTCCTTTATGTGCCTGAAGCCCTGCCCATAGTGTCCAAACGCGTCCGGGGGATAGACCCCGGCCCCGCTGGCATAGCCTATAATTTCAACAAGTGGTGGATTCCCAAGGCGGAGCATAAACGCCCGCTGATGGCCCAGTAG
- a CDS encoding phosphoglycerate kinase — translation MDKLSIDEVELKGKRVFIRVDFNVPVENGRVTDDTRIREAVPTIKFAAEKGARVVVASHLGRPKGVTPEFTLKQVLSTFSGLLGKPVAFAEDCVGEKAEAAVAAMKDGDVLLLENVRFHKEEEKNDEAFSKSLAKLADVYVNDAFGTAHRAHCSTEGITKFVPVSASGFLMKKEIDYFNKSMTAPERPMAVILGGAKASTKLAALEHLVEKCDIMIIGGGMAFTFLKALGREVGKNILEEDMIPKVTDIMVKAKQKGVRLYLPVDFVVADKIEDGVPTELVTSQELPADKVAPDIGPATIALFKLAIRPARTIIWNGPMGVFEKKSFSAGTMAMAHAMADCGALTVVGGGDSVTAVNVAGLADKMSFMSTGGGAFLELLEGKTLPGLAALTDRK, via the coding sequence ATGGACAAGCTGTCTATCGACGAAGTCGAGCTTAAGGGAAAACGGGTTTTCATCCGGGTGGACTTCAACGTGCCCGTGGAGAACGGGCGCGTCACCGACGACACGCGGATAAGGGAAGCCGTCCCCACCATTAAGTTCGCCGCCGAAAAAGGCGCCAGGGTTGTCGTGGCATCCCACCTGGGCCGCCCCAAAGGGGTGACGCCGGAGTTTACGCTGAAGCAGGTACTGTCCACGTTCTCCGGCCTGCTGGGCAAGCCGGTGGCCTTCGCGGAGGACTGCGTGGGCGAAAAGGCCGAGGCGGCCGTGGCGGCCATGAAAGACGGCGACGTGCTTCTGCTGGAGAACGTCCGGTTCCACAAAGAGGAAGAGAAGAACGACGAGGCTTTTTCCAAAAGCCTCGCGAAACTGGCCGACGTGTACGTCAACGACGCGTTCGGCACGGCCCATCGCGCCCATTGCTCCACCGAGGGGATTACCAAATTCGTCCCGGTGTCGGCGTCCGGGTTCCTGATGAAAAAGGAGATCGACTATTTCAACAAGTCGATGACCGCGCCGGAGCGCCCCATGGCGGTGATCCTCGGCGGCGCCAAGGCATCCACGAAGCTTGCGGCGCTGGAACACCTGGTGGAAAAATGCGACATCATGATAATCGGCGGCGGTATGGCTTTCACCTTTCTGAAGGCCCTGGGCCGCGAGGTGGGAAAGAACATCCTGGAAGAGGATATGATCCCCAAGGTCACCGACATCATGGTGAAAGCCAAACAAAAGGGGGTGCGGCTGTATCTTCCGGTGGACTTTGTCGTGGCCGACAAGATCGAAGACGGCGTTCCCACGGAACTGGTGACAAGCCAGGAGCTTCCGGCGGACAAGGTGGCGCCGGATATCGGCCCGGCCACCATAGCCCTTTTCAAGCTGGCCATCCGGCCCGCCAGGACCATAATATGGAACGGGCCCATGGGGGTGTTCGAGAAGAAAAGTTTTTCGGCGGGCACCATGGCCATGGCCCACGCCATGGCGGATTGCGGCGCCCTTACGGTGGTAGGCGGGGGAGACTCGGTGACGGCGGTGAACGTGGCTGGCCTGGCGGACAAAATGAGTTTCATGTCCACCGGCGGCGGCGCGTTCCTGGAACTGCTGGAGGGCAAGACCCTGCCCGGGCTGGCGGCGCTTACGGACAGAAAATAA